A window from Telopea speciosissima isolate NSW1024214 ecotype Mountain lineage chromosome 8, Tspe_v1, whole genome shotgun sequence encodes these proteins:
- the LOC122671040 gene encoding E3 ubiquitin-protein ligase SIS3-like, whose translation MAIRGVDFKWYDGFFLSMLATSVIIVSINWKRYHLCTYPLHIWTVVDYTTVFVFRLLMFLDNGLAAGMGLDLGWQQRYARFCGRIVVLSVLSLLLYPFLWAWTVIGTLWFTSARSCLPEEGQKWGFLIWLLFSYCGLICIACISTGKWLARRQAHLLRAQQGIPISEYGVLVDMIRVPDWAFEAAGQEMRGMGQDTAAYHPGLYLTTTQREAVEALIQELPKFRLKTVPTDCSECPICLEEFCVGNEVRGLPCAHNFHVECIDEWLRLNAKCPRCRCSVFPNLDLSALSNLRADSGRTSASVVTTTRYVRAQPVGQSNLLRLQGLLRPIRSENALPGNDVENALEGAENGATVARGPTSTTLAPVMECLVVDQSTQIQH comes from the exons ATGGCCATCAGAGGTGTTGATTTCAAGTG GTATGATGGCTTCTTCTTGTCCATGCTCGCGACTAGTGT AATCATTGTTTCCATCAATTGGAAGCGTTACCATCTATGTACATACCCTTTGCATATATGGACTGTG GTTGACTATACAACTGTCTTTGTTTTCCGTCTGTTGATGTTTCTCGATAATGGCCTAGCTGCAGGGATGGGCTT GGATCTTGGGTGGCAGCAAAGATATGCTCGCTTCTGTGGAAGAATTGTCGTTCTTTCAGTTCTTTCACTGCTACTTTATCCATTCCTTTGGGCTTGGACTGTAATTGGGACCCTTTGGTTTACTAGTGCAAGAAGCTGT TTGCCTGAGGAAGGTCAGAAATGGGGTTTCCTTATTTGGTTGCTTTTCAGCTATTGTGGTCTCATTTGCATTGCCTGCATCTCTACAGGAAAG tgGTTGGCGAGAAGGCAAGCACACCTGCTACGTGCTCAACAAGGGATTCCAATTTCGGAATATGGT GTTTTAGTTGACATGATTCGGGTACCAGATTGGGCTTTTGAAGCTGCTGGTCAGGAAATGAGAGGGATGGGCCAAGATACAGCTGCATACCATCCAGGACTTTACTTGACTACAACCCAG AGAGAAGCAGTGGAGGCACTTATTCAGGAACTTCCCAAGTTTAGGCTAAAGACTGTTCCAACTGATTGCAGCGAATGTCCTATTTGCCTTGAAGAGTTCTGTGTAGGTAATGAG GTTCGTGGGCTCCCGTGTGCTCACAATTTCCATGTGGAGTGCATTGATGAGTGGCTTCGGTTGAATGCCAAGTGTCCACGCTGTCGATGCTCTGTCTTCCCTAACCTTGACCTCAGTGCCCTCTCCAATCTCCGTGCTGATTCCGGGAGGACGTCTGCCAGTGTTGTGACCACCACACGCTATGTGCGAGCTCAGCCTGTTGGCCAGAGTAATCTGTTGAGGTTGCAGGGTCTGCTCCGACCAATCCGATCAGAGAATGCTCTACCAGGAAATGATGTGGAAAATGCCTTGGAAGGTGCTGAGAATGGGGCGACTGTAGCTCGAGGTCCCACAAGCACGACTCTCGCACCGGTGATGGAATGCTTAGTTGTTGATCAATCAACCCAGATTCAACACTAA
- the LOC122672022 gene encoding protein EXECUTER 2, chloroplastic-like codes for MVRWIPPRNPFLKFNVDGASQGNPGNAGIGRMCRSSIASFICGFSQGIGWNFALVAEAMAIRAALRTALNLGISLLVIESDNLLVMNILNDHTLEIPWRINPIIQDYRTLATGYVTFYERNENFFVWSNMSEMITASFYNSVYLQNAIDEERYDDASMLCRRSGSGLVGWWVGCSKDSDDPFGRVVRITPGIGRFVARSYSPRQLITGSPGTPLFEIFVIRDADETYTMQVVLLQRVKGISTSSSSASKLTDELSAVGIKSSDVEGVPVNEEEDVERREEKNVNIKDANEEGIRSVINFLKDKIPGLKLKVTNSKVPEETTGDGDSMEQLMQENDTARSAGNSDDEAGNSDDVKPDEITVGEDTNTREEGKNMTVKLFIGGVLHNREDIPSMDEYVRYPAEIKDMKRDSFVLHVPSRSKDADVGESQIPEIKLAAITAQGGSELMPLDVAKAFGNVDKISSKASRDVREIVKLAVTRAQKRNTLSGDTTFSRIMTSKDNLDPFDGLYVGAFGPYGTELVLLRRKYGNWHGMNDTDECSDVEFFEYVEAVKLTGDLNVPAGQVTFRAKIGKGSRIPNRGMYPDELGVVASYKGLGRIAEFGFRNPHWVDGELLQLSGKGMGPYIKGADLGFLHHVPEQSFLVLFNRLKLPE; via the exons ATGGTGAGATGGATCCCTCCTAGAAATCCTTTTTTGAAGTTCAACGTCGATGGTGCGAGTCAAGGTAATCCGGGCAATGCTGGAATTGGCAGAATGTgcagatcctctattgcctcTTTTATATGCGGTTTCTCCCAAGGAATTGGGTGGAACTTTGCTTTAGTGGCTGAAGCTATGGCGATTCGTGCTGCTCTTAGGACTGCTCTTAATTTGGGCATATCTCTTTTGGTGATTGAAAGTGACAATCTTCTCGTGATGAACATTCTCAACGATCACACTCTTGAAATACCTTGGAGAATCAATCCTATCATACAGGACTACAGAACTTTGGCTACAG GTTACGTCACATTTTATGAacgaaatgaaaatttttttgtttggtcgAATATGAGCGAAATGATCACGGCG AGCTTTTACAATTCTGTTTATTTGCAGAATGCCATTGATGAAGAGCGTTATGATGATGCATCGATGTTGTGTAGGCGTAGTGGAAGTGGGCTG GTAGGCTGGTGGGTGGGATGTTCCAAGGATTCCGATGATCCTTTTGGAAGAGTAGTACGAATAACCCCTGGCATTGGCAGATTTGTGGCAAGGAGTTATAGTCCAAG ACAATTGATTACAGGATCTCCTGGGACCCCATTGTTTGAAATTTTTGTCATCAGAGATGCTGATGAGACTTACACAATGCAG GTAGTATTGTTGCAGAGGGTGAAAGGAATTTCAACAAGTTCTTCATCAGCATCTAAACTGACTGATGAGCTATCTGCTGTTGGCATCAAGAGCTCAGATGTAGAAGGCGTTCCAGtgaatgaagaagaggatgttgagagACGTGAAGAGAAGAATGTAAATATTAAGGATGCTAATGAAGAAGGCATACGAAGTGTTATAAATTTTCTTAAAGATAAAATTCCAGGATTGAAACTTAAAGTCACGAACAGTAAAGTTCCCGAGGAGACAACGGGAGATGGCGATAGTATGGAGCAGTTAATGCAGGAAAATGATACTGCAAGGTCTGCTGGGAATTCTGATGACGAAGCTGGTAACTCAGATGATGTCAAGCCTGATGAGATCACTGTTGGAGAAGATACCAACACAAGGGAAGAGGGGAAGAATATGACTGTGAAGCTTTTTATTGGTGGAGTTTTACATAATAGGGAAGATATCCCTTCAATGGATGAGTATGTTCGCTACCCTGCTGAAATAAAAGATATGAAAAGGGATTCCTTTGTGCTTCATGTTCCAAGTAGAAGTAAGGATGCTGATGTTGGAGAGAGTCAAATACCTGAGATTAAACTGGCTGCAATTACAGCGCAGGGTGGTTCTGAGCTCATGCCTCTTGATGTTGCCAAGGCATTTGGGAATGTGGATAAAATTTCTTCAAAG GCTTCTAGAGATGTCCGTGAGATTGTCAAGCTTGCTGTTACACGGGCCCAAAAGCGGAACACACTTTCTGGGGATACGACTTTTAGTCGGATCATGACTTCTAAAGATAATTTAGATCCCTTTGATG GGTTGTATGTGGGAGCATTTGGCCCTTACGGCACGGAGCTTGTACTGCTCAGACGTAAATATGGTAACTGGCATGGGATGAATGACACAGATGAGTGTTCAGATGTTGAGTTCTTCGAATATGTTGAGGCAGTAAAGCTGACTGGAGATCTAAATGTTCCCGCTGGCCAG GTTACATTTCGTGCTAAAATTGGGAAAGGGAGTCGCATACCCAACCGAGGGATGTATCCAGATGAGCTAGGAGTG GTTGCTAGTTACAAAGGTCTAGGAAGAATAGCTGAATTTGGGTTCCGAAATCCACACTGGGTTGATGGTGAACTACTCCAGCTGAGTGGCAAG GGCATGGGACCATATATTAAAGGTGCAGACCTTGGGTTCCTCCATCATGTTCCGGAGCAGAGCTTCCTTGTGCTGTTCAACCGCCTGAAACTACCAGAGTGA
- the LOC122672023 gene encoding uncharacterized protein LOC122672023, with protein MDKPLKSPRGKTVVAVSGADMSSMALMNAKDFDYSCLPRSYAPRSRLLERNSCNFKKIDLPNLQSVEDQSLRIDSAHREGGSIGVLRYKCAACFRQFNKKEHLVEHMKTSFHSFHEPMCGICGKRCRSFESLREHLIGPLPKVECAKIFSVRGCNLCLAILESSNALRFHRGRCQFSRASPAGLISRMSNLGIQDELIRIDNGRTRGPQVVALACKMVGGGSDGSLDLCARVCLIDEDENIIFHSYIKPQIPVTSYRYETTGIRSEYLRDAMPLKQVQRKIQDFLCNGEPIWTIRARRGRARILVGHGLDHDLECLGVEYPALMLRDTAIYPPLMKTSKLSNSLKYLTEAYLGYDIQTGIQDPYEDCVATMRLYMRMRSQIHPVEDNPFTTDASNRNNFSSLRQNELERMTPDALLGISRSDYYCWCLDSEKVAEP; from the exons ATGGATAAACCGTTGAAATCTCCTAGAGGGAAGACTGTGGTGGCTGTGTCAGGAGCCGATATGTCCTCGATGGCATTGATGAACGCCAAGGATTTCGACTATTCTTGTCTCCCGAGGAGCTATGCTCCAAGATCTCGCTTATTGGAGAGAAATTCCTGCAATTTCAAGAAGATCGATCTGCCCAACCTGCAATCTGTTGAAGACCAAAGTTTGAGGATCGATTCTGCACATAGAGAAGGGGGTtcgattggagtcttgag GTACAAGTGTGCAGCATGCTTTAGGCAATTTAACAAAAAGGAACACCTAGTGGAACACATGAAGACCTCATTTCACTCATTCCATGAGCCCATGTGTGGTATCTGCGGAAAACGTTGCAGGTCTTTTGAATCACTTAGGGAACATCTAATAG GTCCATTGCCAAAGGTGGAATGTGCAAAGATATTCAGTGTTAGAGGTTGCAATCTATGCTTAGCTATTCTTGAGAGCTCTAATGCTCTTAGGTTTCACCGAGGGAGATGTCAATTCTCGCGTGCATCCCCTGCA GGATTGATCTCTAGAATGTCTAATTTAGGAATACAAGATGAACTGATCAGAATTGATAATGGAAGAACCAGAGGACCACAAGTAGTTGCACTTGCTTGCAAAATGGTTGGTGGTGGCAGTGATGGCTCATTAGATCTTTGTGCCAGAGTTTGCCTAATTGATGAAGATGAAAACATTATCTTCCATTCTTATATCAAACCCCAGATTCCGGTCACAAGTTATCG ATACGAAACGACTGGTATTCGATCAGAATACTTAAGAGATGCAATGCCATTAAAGCAAGTGCAGAGGAAGATTCAGGACTTTTTGTGTAATGGTGAACCGATATGGACAATCCGTGCgagaagaggaagagcaagGATTCTTGTAGGCCATGGTTTGGATCATGACCTAGAATGTTTAGGGGTGGAGTATCCAGCACTTATGCTCag GGACACAGCCATATACCCTCCATTGATGAAAACAAGCAAGCTCAGCAACTCACTCAAGTATCTAACAGAAGCTTATCTTGG GTATGACATCCAAACAGGGATACAAGACCCCTATGAAGATTGTGTAGCTACAATGAGGCTTTATATGAGAATGAGATCCCAAATCCATCCTGTAGAGGACAATCCGTTCACTACCGATGCATCAAATCGCAACAATTTTTCAAGTTTAAGACAGAATGAACTTGAAAGAATGACACCAGATGCATTACTGGGTATCTCAAGGTCTGATTACTATTGCTGGTGTTTGGACTCTGAGAAAGTGGCAGAACCTTGA